The Arachis hypogaea cultivar Tifrunner chromosome 14, arahy.Tifrunner.gnm2.J5K5, whole genome shotgun sequence genome has a segment encoding these proteins:
- the LOC112740474 gene encoding formin-like protein 21b has product MPKQLKKARERNYLHNIEIMLTKVKMPLPDMMAAVLAMDESVLDVDQVENLIKFCPTKEEMELLKGYTGDKENLGKCEQVCTNLL; this is encoded by the exons ATGCCCAAGCAGCTAAAAAAAGCAAGGGAGAGAAATTATTTGCACAATATTGAAATTATGCTCACTAAGGTTAAGATGCCACTTCCTGATATGATG GCTGCTGTGCTGGCTATGGATGAATCAGTATTAGATGTAGATCAGGTGGAAAATCTCATTAAGTTTTGTCCTACCAAAGAAGAGATGGAACTTTTGAAG GGATACACTGGTGACAAAGAGAATTTGGGAAAATGTGAACAGGTGTGTACTAATTTGTTATAG